A genomic stretch from uncultured Pseudodesulfovibrio sp. includes:
- a CDS encoding branched-chain amino acid ABC transporter permease — protein MTIHESKKLWIGCGVGLIWFLILLWPMLGITPEGLEFSKTFKVFGYVAVAAVFIMFFYQVKEAGHLDMVGTPLKSATGIVGQIYEKTPSWILLTTVLALAIIFPLVTGRYAHDVSISVLIYICLGLGLNIVVGLAGLLDLGYIAFYGVGAYTYALMSLHFGLSFWFCLPIAALTAAVAGCIIGYPTLRMRGDYLAIVTLGFGEIVRLILNNWMALTNGPNGILSIPRPELFGFNFKPLWSMYYVILAIAVFTILAVYRLNYSRIGRAWEAIREDETAAELMGVNTFLLKLLAYAMGATFAGVAGAFFAARMKFVGPESFSFLESAMVLAMVVLGGMGSIPGVILGVLALVALPEMFRGLELYRMLVFGGVMTLMMLIRPAGIWPAKRVGRRSEEAE, from the coding sequence TTGACGATACACGAGTCTAAAAAATTATGGATTGGCTGCGGTGTCGGCCTCATCTGGTTTCTGATCTTGCTGTGGCCGATGCTCGGCATCACGCCTGAAGGATTGGAGTTCAGCAAGACGTTCAAGGTCTTCGGCTATGTAGCTGTAGCTGCGGTTTTCATCATGTTTTTTTATCAGGTCAAGGAAGCCGGTCATCTGGACATGGTGGGGACTCCCCTCAAGTCTGCGACCGGGATTGTCGGGCAGATTTATGAGAAGACTCCCAGTTGGATTCTGCTGACGACGGTGCTTGCCCTTGCTATCATCTTTCCGTTGGTTACAGGTCGCTATGCCCATGATGTCTCCATCTCCGTGCTGATTTATATCTGTCTCGGGCTTGGTTTGAATATCGTGGTCGGTCTGGCCGGTCTGCTTGACCTTGGGTACATCGCTTTTTACGGCGTTGGTGCCTACACCTACGCCCTCATGAGTCTGCATTTCGGGCTGTCGTTCTGGTTCTGTCTGCCCATCGCTGCTCTGACAGCGGCTGTGGCCGGGTGTATCATTGGGTACCCGACCCTGCGTATGCGCGGTGACTATCTTGCTATCGTCACGCTTGGTTTCGGTGAAATCGTCCGGCTTATCCTGAATAACTGGATGGCGTTGACTAATGGTCCCAACGGTATCCTTTCCATCCCGCGTCCCGAGTTGTTCGGCTTCAACTTCAAGCCTCTCTGGTCCATGTATTATGTCATTCTGGCCATCGCCGTTTTCACCATCCTGGCGGTCTACCGTCTGAACTATTCACGAATCGGACGTGCCTGGGAGGCCATCCGCGAGGATGAGACCGCGGCTGAACTCATGGGCGTGAATACATTCCTTCTGAAGCTTCTGGCTTATGCCATGGGAGCCACGTTCGCCGGAGTTGCCGGAGCATTTTTCGCTGCGCGTATGAAGTTCGTCGGTCCCGAATCCTTTTCGTTTCTGGAGTCCGCCATGGTCCTCGCCATGGTCGTGCTTGGTGGCATGGGGTCCATCCCCGGCGTCATCCTCGGCGTCCTCGCCCTGGTGGCTTTACCCGAGATGTTCCGAGGTCTGGAGTTGTATCGCATGCTCGTTTTTGGTGGCGTCATGACACTCATGATGCTTATTCGTCCGGCTGGTATCTGGCCCGCAAAACGTGTCGGACGCCGTTCCGAAGAAGCAGAGTAA
- a CDS encoding ABC transporter ATP-binding protein — translation MADKKPILELKNVVSAYGRIQALKGISLKVYDGEIVSIIGANGAGKSTTLMTICNIVKAIEGDIFYKGERINGVGSEVLPTMGLCQVPEGRRIFPRLTVLENLDMGAFFRTDAANIKEDVERVFNLFPKLRERRKQLGGTLSGGEQQMLAMGRALMSRPKVLLLDEPSMGLAPLLVKQIFDIIKMINSQGVTVVLVEQNANLALQAAQRGYVLETGNVVMEDDAAKLLANPDIRKAYLGE, via the coding sequence ATGGCTGACAAGAAACCTATACTGGAATTGAAAAACGTGGTTTCGGCCTATGGTCGAATCCAGGCATTGAAGGGCATTTCGCTCAAGGTCTATGATGGTGAGATCGTGTCTATCATCGGGGCTAACGGTGCTGGTAAATCAACGACGTTGATGACTATCTGCAATATCGTGAAGGCCATTGAAGGGGACATCTTCTACAAGGGCGAACGTATCAACGGCGTCGGTTCTGAAGTGTTGCCCACCATGGGCTTGTGTCAGGTCCCTGAGGGACGTCGGATATTTCCACGTCTGACCGTGCTGGAGAATCTGGACATGGGTGCTTTTTTCCGGACTGACGCCGCGAATATCAAGGAAGACGTGGAGCGGGTATTCAACCTGTTCCCGAAGCTTAGGGAGCGACGTAAACAACTTGGCGGGACGTTGTCGGGTGGAGAACAGCAGATGCTGGCCATGGGGCGTGCACTCATGAGTCGACCAAAAGTGCTGCTTCTCGACGAACCGTCCATGGGGCTGGCTCCGCTGTTGGTAAAGCAGATTTTCGACATCATAAAGATGATTAACAGCCAGGGCGTGACCGTGGTACTGGTCGAGCAGAATGCGAATCTTGCCTTGCAGGCGGCGCAGCGGGGCTATGTACTGGAAACCGGTAACGTGGTCATGGAAGACGATGCAGCCAAACTGTTGGCGAATCCAGATATCAGAAAGGCCTATCTCGGTGAATAG
- a CDS encoding EAL domain-containing protein — MPYNKHNSIFKNTPVRVILPSIIMLLLFAGSIFFYLLPSLENALMQSKKNAIKEMTGTAIGSLKHLQNQVERGEISLEEAQITAKGLVKAMRYGPEFKDYFWISDMDAFMVMHPYLPELDGKDLSDFKDMKGKLVFKDFAQDIREGGDGFIEYYWQWKDQPDQIAHKLSYIREFKPWGWILGTGLYLDDINSEIALYRNRIAAIFIAILMVTSILALYVIKQMYLSEQKKSAIQGQRERLVRVLQESEERYRTIADFAYDWEAWVGTNGAILYCSPASERITGYPPEKFFANPALVREIIIDEDQSSWDAYCINANTDQGDSIDIRITSAQGDSRWLGVVGRAVSGIRGKPLGIRFSFRDITDRKQMEDQLRHQALHDPLTNLANRTLCLDRIGQAMNRAKRRQKYFFAVIFLDLDRFKIINDSLGHRFGDMVLTETGVRLSEEMRGLDTVSRFGGDEFVLLLDELTSPGEAIRIIKRIREKMSKPFRFNGNEVQTTASFGIVLSPVSDIKPADVLQHANIAMHRAKEAGRNRFKVFTERMLETAVDQLTMENDMRRGLDGDEFYLVYQPILNLDNTDLIGFEALARWNHPRRGNISPSEFIPMAEESGLILQLGEWVLHRALENLAQWRKQTPGAENVYMSVNLSSKQFARIELDKVIVSTLKKLDLPPSCLQLEITESAIMDNTESAIRTLHRLRKAGIHFSIDDFGTGYSSLSQLQQLPVNTLKVDRTFISRMKTDPENMEIVRAVIALAHSLDLNVIAEGVEDPDQLCSLMELNCQCVQGFLFHKPMTSLKALELIDRRNSNDNKASFDKMEKARQDCKENKA, encoded by the coding sequence ATGCCGTATAATAAGCACAACTCGATCTTCAAGAACACGCCGGTCCGCGTAATCCTTCCGTCGATCATTATGCTTTTGCTGTTTGCAGGGTCCATTTTCTTCTACCTGCTGCCATCTCTGGAAAACGCGCTCATGCAGTCAAAAAAAAATGCCATCAAAGAGATGACGGGCACTGCCATCGGATCGTTGAAACACCTGCAAAATCAGGTTGAACGAGGGGAGATCTCGCTGGAAGAAGCCCAAATAACCGCTAAAGGACTCGTCAAGGCAATGCGGTATGGGCCGGAATTCAAGGATTACTTCTGGATATCAGATATGGACGCCTTCATGGTCATGCATCCATACCTCCCGGAACTGGACGGGAAGGATCTCTCTGATTTCAAGGACATGAAAGGGAAACTCGTCTTCAAGGATTTTGCCCAAGACATCCGTGAAGGTGGAGACGGCTTCATTGAATATTACTGGCAGTGGAAAGACCAACCCGACCAGATAGCACACAAGTTATCATACATCCGTGAATTCAAACCCTGGGGATGGATTCTGGGGACTGGCCTTTACCTAGATGATATCAACTCGGAAATAGCATTATATCGTAACAGAATCGCAGCCATTTTCATTGCCATTCTCATGGTTACTTCAATACTTGCCCTCTATGTCATAAAGCAGATGTACCTCTCAGAACAAAAAAAGTCTGCCATTCAAGGGCAACGGGAACGACTGGTGCGCGTACTTCAGGAGAGCGAGGAACGCTACAGAACCATTGCTGACTTCGCCTACGACTGGGAAGCCTGGGTGGGTACCAATGGAGCCATCCTCTACTGCTCTCCGGCCAGTGAACGCATTACAGGCTATCCACCAGAAAAATTCTTTGCCAACCCTGCCCTTGTCCGGGAAATCATCATTGATGAAGATCAATCCTCATGGGATGCGTATTGTATCAACGCCAACACCGACCAAGGGGATTCCATTGACATCCGTATTACATCTGCACAGGGCGACTCCCGCTGGCTCGGCGTGGTCGGCAGGGCGGTCTCCGGCATTCGCGGCAAACCACTCGGCATCAGGTTCAGCTTCCGGGACATCACAGACCGCAAGCAGATGGAGGATCAACTCAGGCATCAGGCACTGCACGATCCACTGACAAATCTGGCTAATCGAACGCTCTGCCTTGACCGCATCGGTCAGGCCATGAACAGAGCCAAGCGACGTCAAAAATATTTCTTTGCCGTGATCTTTCTCGATCTTGATCGATTCAAAATCATTAACGACTCACTGGGCCACCGATTCGGCGATATGGTTTTAACAGAAACAGGAGTTCGACTGTCGGAAGAAATGCGCGGCCTCGACACGGTCTCACGATTCGGTGGTGACGAATTTGTCCTCCTTCTGGACGAGTTGACCAGCCCCGGCGAAGCAATACGCATTATCAAACGAATTCGTGAGAAAATGTCCAAACCATTTCGATTCAACGGCAACGAAGTACAGACAACAGCCAGCTTCGGCATCGTCCTGAGCCCCGTCTCCGATATCAAGCCTGCCGACGTCCTCCAGCACGCCAATATAGCCATGCACCGGGCCAAGGAGGCAGGACGCAACCGATTCAAAGTCTTTACCGAACGCATGCTGGAAACGGCAGTGGACCAACTGACGATGGAAAACGACATGCGCCGGGGACTTGATGGTGACGAATTCTATCTGGTCTACCAACCCATCCTGAATCTCGACAACACGGACCTGATCGGTTTCGAAGCACTGGCTCGATGGAACCATCCCAGACGTGGCAATATTTCTCCATCCGAATTCATTCCCATGGCCGAGGAGTCAGGCCTGATTCTCCAGCTTGGTGAATGGGTGCTGCACAGAGCGCTTGAGAACCTCGCCCAATGGCGGAAACAAACGCCAGGCGCAGAAAACGTTTACATGTCAGTCAATCTCTCCAGCAAACAGTTTGCACGTATTGAATTGGACAAAGTAATTGTCAGCACATTAAAGAAACTGGATCTCCCGCCTTCGTGTCTTCAACTCGAAATAACCGAATCTGCCATCATGGATAACACTGAGTCAGCCATCCGCACACTGCACCGTTTGCGCAAGGCCGGCATCCACTTCTCCATCGACGACTTCGGCACAGGGTATTCTTCCTTATCCCAACTCCAGCAACTTCCTGTGAACACCCTCAAAGTCGACCGGACCTTTATTTCGCGGATGAAAACCGACCCCGAAAACATGGAAATTGTCCGAGCTGTTATAGCTTTGGCACACTCACTGGATCTCAATGTCATTGCTGAGGGAGTGGAAGACCCGGATCAACTTTGCTCGCTCATGGAACTCAACTGTCAGTGCGTCCAAGGTTTCTTATTTCACAAGCCCATGACCAGCCTAAAAGCCCTGGAGCTCATAGATCGCCGTAACAGCAATGACAACAAAGCCTCCTTTGACAAGATGGAGAAAGCAAGACAGGACTGCAAAGAGAACAAGGCATAA
- a CDS encoding GGDEF domain-containing protein: MSTEKHTTHRPKTRYKAFYILSVLALAALFCVFFGIIYTLIITPPSEPQTMMRMVYLIMVGGFFILAAQALLILKRVMAVMDCDATTAGEMAERLEQLAVLDDLTKAYNRGKFESVATRELANVRRYEHQLTGIMFDVDNFKSINEDHGYSTGDRLLANLAHFVNGKLRNNDYLFRWRGGKFIILAPHTDSDKAVMVAEKLRQIVSHKLFGGKIRMSISLGVAQAVAEDTTDSFMQRLQAALASAKNSGKNRVVSDSDDTSLS, from the coding sequence ATGAGCACAGAGAAACACACGACACACAGGCCCAAAACGCGGTACAAGGCTTTTTACATCCTGAGCGTTTTGGCTCTTGCGGCACTGTTCTGCGTTTTTTTTGGCATCATATATACACTGATCATCACTCCACCGTCCGAGCCGCAGACAATGATGCGCATGGTCTATCTGATCATGGTGGGTGGATTTTTCATATTGGCAGCCCAAGCTCTGCTGATCCTTAAGCGTGTCATGGCGGTCATGGACTGTGATGCAACAACTGCCGGAGAAATGGCTGAACGCCTCGAGCAACTGGCCGTCCTCGACGACCTGACCAAAGCATACAATCGGGGCAAGTTCGAATCCGTTGCCACTCGGGAGCTTGCCAATGTACGCCGATATGAGCATCAGCTGACTGGCATAATGTTCGATGTGGACAATTTCAAATCCATTAACGAAGATCACGGATATAGTACCGGCGACCGCCTTTTGGCCAACCTCGCTCATTTCGTCAACGGAAAACTCAGAAACAACGACTACCTCTTCCGCTGGCGTGGTGGGAAGTTCATCATCCTTGCTCCGCACACCGACAGCGACAAGGCCGTCATGGTAGCAGAAAAACTTCGACAGATCGTTTCGCACAAACTCTTTGGTGGGAAAATCAGGATGTCCATATCCCTTGGTGTGGCTCAAGCCGTAGCCGAGGACACCACCGACAGTTTCATGCAACGGCTTCAGGCCGCGCTTGCCAGCGCCAAGAACTCCGGCAAGAATCGAGTTGTCTCCGACAGCGATGACACCTCTCTGTCCTAA
- a CDS encoding nitroreductase family protein — protein sequence MFVDKEKCKQCGACLDECPFDLIVDDKDGFPKLRLAAKKTCIDCGHCVAVCPAGAVTLPEMPVSRGLAPDACLPMLKDLRISSEQADQFLRGRRSVRSYKDKVVPEEVLNHLFRVSRFAPSAKNGQPARWIITRSPLATRRLAGLTVEYMATHSVFPGVVKNWERGFDKILHGAPHVAVAHAPEDGFNPAEDCSLSAAYLELAAHAHGIGACWAGFLMEVAEGCCAIREMLGIPEGHGVYAALMLGYPKYRYKRVPARRDVEIAWLD from the coding sequence ATGTTTGTTGATAAAGAGAAATGTAAGCAATGCGGCGCATGCCTGGACGAGTGTCCTTTTGATTTGATTGTGGATGACAAGGACGGATTCCCAAAGCTCCGCCTTGCAGCCAAGAAGACCTGTATTGATTGTGGGCACTGTGTTGCCGTATGTCCTGCGGGCGCCGTCACGTTGCCGGAGATGCCTGTTTCAAGGGGGCTGGCCCCTGACGCCTGTTTGCCCATGCTCAAGGATCTCAGGATATCGTCGGAGCAGGCGGATCAATTCCTGCGTGGTCGTCGGTCTGTTCGATCCTACAAGGATAAGGTCGTTCCTGAGGAAGTCTTGAACCACTTGTTCCGCGTTTCCCGGTTTGCACCGAGTGCAAAGAACGGTCAACCCGCCCGCTGGATCATCACCCGTTCGCCCTTGGCAACGCGTCGTCTGGCCGGTTTGACAGTCGAGTATATGGCGACCCATTCGGTTTTTCCTGGCGTGGTCAAGAACTGGGAAAGGGGATTCGACAAGATTCTGCACGGTGCGCCCCATGTGGCAGTGGCCCATGCGCCTGAAGATGGGTTCAACCCTGCTGAGGACTGTTCCCTTTCGGCTGCTTATCTAGAATTGGCGGCTCATGCTCACGGCATTGGAGCCTGTTGGGCCGGATTCCTTATGGAAGTGGCAGAAGGGTGTTGCGCTATCCGCGAGATGCTTGGCATCCCCGAAGGGCACGGCGTGTATGCCGCCCTTATGCTGGGATATCCAAAATATCGTTATAAACGCGTACCTGCTCGTCGCGACGTTGAGATCGCCTGGTTGGATTAG
- a CDS encoding Hpt domain-containing protein → MIQSLFDKEAFLESLANDEELACELINAFLEDCPIRTESLVDALDTNDAVMASKMAHSLKGMCGVVRADVLSELALDMELAAREGQLDLVRELYAQFSDFLEQVNIQLEAFRDGR, encoded by the coding sequence ATGATCCAGAGTTTATTCGACAAGGAAGCCTTTTTGGAGAGTTTGGCCAATGATGAAGAATTGGCTTGCGAACTGATAAACGCTTTTTTGGAAGATTGTCCGATCAGAACGGAATCCCTTGTTGATGCGCTGGATACCAATGATGCAGTCATGGCATCGAAGATGGCCCATTCGCTCAAAGGGATGTGCGGGGTGGTTCGTGCTGACGTGTTGTCCGAACTAGCCTTGGATATGGAATTGGCCGCCAGAGAGGGACAGCTCGATTTGGTACGGGAACTGTATGCGCAGTTTTCAGATTTTCTGGAGCAGGTGAATATCCAATTGGAAGCATTCAGGGACGGCAGATAG
- a CDS encoding OmpH family outer membrane protein, which yields MKRMITLLLAATLCLGLVACNQQQAPVKIGVVDEAAAFKDNKVAQEAMAYLKEVGTPLQTKAEAAYKAMQENQTEETVAAYKLAMGELQNTMGTEQQRVVGLVENEFTNALEAYRAEKGLEVILSKQSVIASSDTVDITNDIVNAMNGVTVDFTKPEAPAAPEAVKAEEPAQEEPKAEEAATEETKPAE from the coding sequence ATGAAACGGATGATTACCCTGCTCCTGGCTGCAACCCTTTGCCTCGGCCTGGTGGCCTGCAACCAGCAGCAAGCCCCGGTCAAGATCGGCGTTGTAGACGAAGCTGCCGCTTTCAAGGACAATAAGGTTGCCCAGGAAGCCATGGCATACCTCAAGGAAGTTGGTACGCCGTTGCAGACCAAGGCCGAAGCGGCCTACAAGGCCATGCAGGAGAACCAGACCGAAGAGACCGTGGCAGCTTACAAGTTGGCCATGGGTGAATTGCAGAATACCATGGGCACCGAGCAACAGCGCGTTGTCGGTCTTGTTGAAAACGAATTCACCAACGCATTGGAAGCCTACCGCGCTGAAAAAGGCCTGGAAGTCATTCTGAGCAAGCAGTCCGTCATCGCTTCCAGCGATACCGTCGATATCACCAATGATATTGTTAACGCCATGAACGGTGTGACTGTCGACTTCACCAAACCCGAAGCTCCCGCTGCTCCCGAGGCAGTAAAGGCCGAAGAGCCTGCACAGGAAGAGCCCAAGGCTGAAGAAGCCGCAACTGAAGAGACCAAGCCCGCTGAATAG
- a CDS encoding flagellar hook-basal body complex protein — MSFSSMYVGATGVVAHNASMQVVANNLANVSTTGYKRADVQFGTLMSQQLGTSGVQYQSGSYGMSQMGKGVGVSEIRTIFKPGALENTNTATDLAISGQGFFGVRNPSGAAAGASNYTRAGAFRFSNEAYLVDAHDYRLQGYAVNRETGEVSTALSDIQLPYEDVIVDGEPVRLVRSEPLATSSVEMVTNLDHSAADLFTDSNNPMFSMLQAYNTTQSNATTPFGGDLPEYSSSITVYDEDGGGHEMTIYFDPVTANSLSNAVPGYSYWEYLVAMPPESDGSSAYGTSAAGLAGLGVLTFNDQGILVGQAAYALDPTATSGGGGTNLGSWTPSTFSEDGLPQITYAFGSNGGAVGTPRTISYDFGINSDSSTWLSGAGSAASVGTNVGNLVQMNDLNRDARVSTNYDSPSATMYHIQNGYTWGYLRNVSVDEDGFLTGQFTNSQSEKLYQVAVYRFNSPWGLDRAGQTGFTATPDSGAAIAGVARDRGRGSISDSSLEGSNVDMAQEFANMILTQRGFQANTKVISTSDSLLNTLISTKR; from the coding sequence ATGAGTTTCAGTAGTATGTATGTTGGAGCTACCGGGGTGGTCGCCCACAATGCCAGTATGCAGGTGGTGGCGAACAACCTCGCCAACGTCAGCACCACCGGGTATAAAAGGGCAGACGTCCAGTTCGGAACGCTCATGAGTCAACAGCTCGGAACGAGCGGCGTACAGTACCAGTCGGGCAGCTATGGCATGAGCCAGATGGGTAAAGGCGTGGGTGTGTCCGAAATCAGGACCATTTTCAAGCCCGGCGCACTGGAGAATACCAACACCGCCACGGATCTTGCCATTTCCGGGCAGGGGTTTTTCGGTGTGAGAAATCCATCGGGAGCAGCCGCCGGAGCATCGAACTATACTCGTGCCGGAGCATTCCGCTTCAGCAACGAGGCGTATCTTGTGGATGCTCACGACTATCGCCTGCAGGGATATGCCGTTAATCGCGAGACTGGCGAAGTATCCACAGCGCTTTCCGACATCCAGCTTCCGTATGAAGATGTCATAGTGGACGGCGAGCCGGTTCGACTTGTCCGTTCCGAACCCCTCGCAACATCTTCCGTGGAAATGGTTACGAACCTGGACCACTCCGCAGCCGATCTTTTCACCGATTCCAACAATCCCATGTTTTCCATGTTGCAGGCGTATAACACCACCCAGAGCAACGCCACAACGCCGTTTGGCGGAGATCTGCCTGAGTATTCGTCAAGTATCACCGTATATGATGAAGATGGCGGTGGTCATGAAATGACGATCTACTTTGATCCTGTCACTGCCAACTCACTGTCGAATGCGGTCCCGGGATACAGCTATTGGGAGTATCTTGTAGCGATGCCGCCCGAGTCTGACGGCTCGAGCGCATATGGTACTTCTGCGGCCGGGTTGGCTGGACTGGGCGTCCTGACTTTCAATGACCAGGGTATACTTGTGGGGCAGGCTGCCTATGCTCTGGACCCGACTGCCACAAGTGGTGGTGGAGGAACAAATCTTGGTTCCTGGACGCCAAGCACGTTCAGTGAAGACGGGCTGCCACAGATAACATACGCTTTTGGCAGTAATGGTGGAGCAGTTGGTACGCCTCGTACTATTTCGTATGATTTCGGTATCAATTCCGACAGTTCTACATGGCTTTCCGGGGCCGGCTCCGCTGCATCCGTCGGGACGAACGTGGGCAACCTTGTCCAAATGAATGATTTGAATCGGGATGCGCGTGTTTCCACTAATTATGATTCTCCGTCTGCAACAATGTATCACATTCAGAACGGGTATACCTGGGGGTATCTCCGCAATGTCAGCGTTGACGAAGACGGTTTTCTGACTGGGCAGTTCACCAATAGCCAGAGCGAGAAGTTATACCAGGTTGCCGTGTATCGCTTTAACAGTCCGTGGGGGTTGGATCGTGCGGGGCAAACAGGTTTCACCGCCACGCCGGATTCGGGGGCAGCCATAGCCGGTGTTGCCAGAGACAGAGGCCGTGGTTCCATCTCTGACAGCTCCCTTGAGGGGAGTAATGTCGACATGGCGCAGGAATTTGCCAACATGATTCTTACCCAGCGTGGATTCCAGGCCAACACCAAGGTCATTTCCACCAGTGATTCACTGCTCAACACACTCATTAGCACCAAACGATAA
- a CDS encoding tetratricopeptide repeat protein, translating into MTEQSEYRSSEAILEAIKRVEQEAPGGAEALFMAAMLADSPLPYDYALSMDGTPHNPALINPAAAFFAATALIDPLVTNGLVDVDADSQIFALKDDVRVELRASMTEEQTLDWAGRAIYGLNLALPDAEPQNWPTVQWLMPHILACRDLVKELGVNTAAANRVMHQAGFSLYHQQRYNEAVELLEAAMAVDVELKGGQHPDIVSDLEGLATVYWAAENFDRAEATFMACLELQKEIFTEGNVATAPILNSLGVIRQARGRLDEAKTTFEECLTVLRATQGEAHPATASCLSNMALLYEAMDEPEHALELAEQGLAINRRLYGDHHPEVAGDHNTVALLHDRLGNAAKAEEHFRISLAIREQVYGPDHPETAQAMCNMGLLLDSVGRYEEAFDYFDNGLAAYEYALGAHHPLMEPALDNFIALLEKLVASSQEDLRVRAEARLQKIVERAG; encoded by the coding sequence GTGACCGAGCAGAGTGAATACCGAAGCAGTGAAGCGATTCTGGAAGCGATAAAGAGGGTGGAGCAGGAAGCCCCGGGCGGTGCTGAAGCCCTGTTCATGGCAGCCATGTTGGCCGATTCGCCACTTCCCTACGATTATGCCCTGTCCATGGACGGCACACCGCATAACCCCGCATTGATTAATCCGGCAGCGGCTTTTTTTGCGGCCACGGCACTCATTGATCCCCTCGTGACGAATGGGCTTGTCGATGTGGATGCGGACAGTCAGATTTTTGCGCTCAAGGACGATGTGCGTGTTGAACTCCGGGCCTCTATGACCGAGGAGCAAACCCTGGATTGGGCAGGACGGGCCATATATGGTTTGAATCTTGCCCTGCCGGATGCAGAACCCCAGAACTGGCCTACTGTCCAGTGGCTCATGCCGCACATCCTGGCCTGCCGTGACCTCGTGAAAGAGCTTGGCGTGAATACTGCCGCTGCAAACCGGGTTATGCATCAGGCTGGTTTTTCCCTGTATCATCAGCAGCGGTACAATGAAGCCGTCGAATTACTGGAAGCTGCCATGGCCGTGGATGTGGAGCTTAAGGGCGGACAACATCCCGATATAGTCTCCGATCTGGAAGGATTGGCAACAGTCTATTGGGCCGCAGAAAATTTCGATCGGGCCGAAGCCACGTTCATGGCCTGTCTTGAGTTGCAAAAGGAAATTTTTACCGAAGGCAATGTCGCGACTGCGCCCATTCTCAACAGCCTGGGTGTGATTCGTCAGGCGCGGGGACGTCTTGATGAGGCCAAGACCACATTTGAAGAGTGCCTGACCGTGTTGCGAGCTACACAGGGCGAGGCCCATCCTGCCACTGCGTCCTGTCTTTCGAATATGGCCCTGCTGTATGAGGCCATGGACGAGCCTGAACACGCTCTGGAGTTGGCAGAGCAGGGGCTTGCCATCAACCGCAGGCTCTACGGAGACCATCATCCTGAGGTGGCCGGTGATCACAATACGGTAGCCTTGCTTCATGATCGTCTTGGCAATGCCGCTAAAGCCGAAGAACATTTCAGGATAAGTCTTGCCATCCGTGAGCAGGTTTACGGTCCGGATCACCCGGAAACAGCGCAGGCAATGTGCAACATGGGATTGCTGCTTGATTCCGTCGGCCGCTATGAAGAAGCTTTCGATTACTTTGATAACGGACTTGCCGCCTACGAATACGCACTCGGAGCGCATCATCCGCTCATGGAGCCTGCGTTGGATAATTTCATCGCACTCCTGGAAAAACTGGTGGCTTCCAGTCAGGAAGATCTGCGTGTCAGAGCCGAGGCCCGGTTGCAGAAAATAGTGGAAAGAGCGGGGTAA
- a CDS encoding carbohydrate kinase: protein MDSVLAVGLGEILWDVLPDKRMLGGAPANFAYHINALGGEGVPVSCVGDDDLGREALSLLVMRGLNTDAIAVDGEHPTGIVDAHVDAQGVATYVFPDNVAWDFLSLNDAALALAAKTRAVCFGTLAQRSEISRKAIRQFLDAASGALKVYDINLRQNFYTTEIVSQSLDLADVLKINDDELALVTRMLSLPEGEREALETLMFQHSLKLGVLTRGDKGSLIVSPDGFSDLSGQPTEIVDTIGAGDSFTAALVLAYLNGQSLDEMNRYATRVAAYVCGCPGAMPKMPESYRLR from the coding sequence ATGGATTCTGTGCTTGCTGTCGGTCTGGGTGAAATTCTGTGGGACGTGTTGCCTGATAAACGGATGCTCGGCGGTGCTCCCGCAAATTTTGCCTATCATATAAATGCATTGGGCGGAGAGGGTGTTCCTGTTTCCTGTGTGGGGGATGACGATTTAGGGCGTGAGGCGCTTTCGCTTTTGGTGATGCGTGGTTTGAACACCGACGCAATTGCCGTGGATGGAGAGCATCCGACCGGTATTGTCGACGCACATGTCGACGCTCAGGGGGTGGCAACCTATGTTTTCCCAGATAACGTGGCCTGGGATTTTCTGTCGCTGAATGATGCGGCTCTGGCCTTGGCAGCCAAAACCAGAGCTGTGTGTTTTGGAACACTGGCCCAGAGGTCTGAAATATCCCGGAAGGCGATCCGCCAATTTCTCGATGCTGCGTCCGGTGCGCTCAAGGTGTATGACATTAACCTGCGCCAGAATTTTTATACGACTGAGATTGTCAGTCAGTCTCTCGATCTGGCAGATGTATTGAAAATCAATGATGACGAATTGGCATTGGTGACGAGAATGCTGTCTCTGCCTGAAGGCGAACGAGAAGCGTTGGAAACACTTATGTTCCAACATTCCCTCAAGCTGGGTGTGCTGACTCGCGGCGACAAGGGGAGTCTGATTGTATCTCCTGACGGGTTTTCTGATTTGTCGGGGCAACCTACCGAAATTGTGGATACCATTGGTGCCGGGGATTCGTTTACCGCCGCTTTGGTGTTGGCCTATCTTAATGGGCAGTCACTTGATGAGATGAATCGATATGCAACGAGAGTGGCTGCGTATGTTTGCGGTTGTCCGGGGGCTATGCCGAAGATGCCGGAGTCCTATCGGTTGCGATGA